One window from the genome of Musa acuminata AAA Group cultivar baxijiao chromosome BXJ1-4, Cavendish_Baxijiao_AAA, whole genome shotgun sequence encodes:
- the LOC135641188 gene encoding uncharacterized protein At5g19025-like, producing the protein MVDCRSLIEFCRTFEQHRHMANTQASSDHRSGPSRRKSKSLNPPSHPLCELTPFAAIDIVMLLLVLGALAGLTVPDIKLIFREAYDLLPAAIDVMGDVLYDAPIAYAAGLVFMFVTVVAAWEFFNYQMRKCGNPYCKGLRKAVDFDIQLETEACVRCLPPLPTGAFGTRPLNLGRDQKELEAELKKMAPPNGRTVLIFRSPCGCPAGRMEVWGPKKARRTKK; encoded by the coding sequence ATGGTGGATTGCCGGAGCTTGATCGAGTTCTGCAGGACCTTCGAGCAGCACCGGCACATGGCCAACACCCAGGCGTCTTCCGATCACCGGAGTGGTCCGTCGAGGAGAAAGAGCAAGTCTTTGAACCCCCCGTCCCACCCCTTGTGCGAGCTCACCCCTTTTGCCGCCATCGACATCGTGATGCTGCTCTTGGTCCTCGGAGCGCTCGCCGGTCTCACAGTCCCCGACATCAAGTTGATCTTCCGGGAAGCGTATGACCTCCTGCCGGCCGCGATCGACGTCATGGGCGATGTCCTCTACGACGCCCCCATCGCTTATGCCGCCGGATTGGTCTTCATGTTCGTCACCGTGGTCGCCGCCTGGGAGTTCTTCAATTACCAGATGAGGAAGTGCGGCAATCCCTACTGCAAGGGTCTGCGTAAAGCCGTGGACTTTGATATCCAGCTCGAGACAGAGGCGTGCGTCAGGTGCTTGCCCCCGCTGCCAACGGGCGCATTTGGGACGCGCCCCTTGAACTTGGGACGGGATCAAAAGGAACTCGAGGCTGAGCTAAAGAAGATGGCACCCCCCAACGGACGCACAGTCCTAATCTTTCGCTCTCCTTGCGGGTGCCCGGCAGGAAGAATGGAGGTTTGGGGGCCAAAGAAAGCGCGTAGGACCAAGAAGTAG
- the LOC135641195 gene encoding transcription factor Pur-alpha 1-like — translation MERGSGGNDVELLCKTLQFEHKLFYFDLKENPRGRYLKISEKTSATRSTIIVPVGGIVWFVDLFNYYVNTDECDAFSKELKLDTKVFYFDVGENRRGRFLKVSEASVSRNRSTIIVPAGSSGEEGWTAFRNILHEINEEASRLYIVSNQQHMEPSEHLPGLSDDVGAGFISSGHTSQPVSGSDLNVDSLVELHPQDEIGSLGMSKVIRADQKRFFFDLGSNNRGHYLRISEVSGSDRSSIILPLSGLKHFHDTIGHFVEITKDRLGGIPAVNVRTLEPVQR, via the exons ATGGAGCGGGGGTCCGGCGGGAACGACGTGGAGCTGCTGTGCAAGACGCTCCAGTTCGAGCACAAGCTGTTCTATTTCGATCTGAAGGAGAACCCGCGGGGGAGGTACCTCAAGATCTCCGAGAAGACCTCCGCTACCAGATCCACCATCATCGTCCCCGTCGGCGGCATCGTTTGGTTCGTCGACCTGTTCAATTACTACGTCAATACCGACGAGTGCGACGCCTTCAGCAAGGAGCTGAAGCTCGACACCAAG GTGTTCTACTTTGACGTCGGTGAGAACAGAAGGGGGCGCTTTTTGAAG GTATCTGAAGCATCTGTCAGCAGAAACCGTAGCACAATTATTGTTCCTGCAGGAAGCTCTGGTGAAGAGGGATGGACTGCATTCAGGAATATTTTACATGAGATCAACGAAGAAGCGTCAAGGCTTTACATTGTATCCAATCAG CAACATATGGAACCCTCCGAGCACCTTCCAGGGCTTTCGGATGATGTTGGTGCTGGATTTATCTCCTCAGGTCACACTTCCCAACCCGTTTCAGGATCAGACTTAAATGTTGATAGTTTGGTTGAACTGCATCCTCAGGATGAGATTGGAAGCTTGGGGATGTCAAAAGTAATTAGAGCAGATCAAAAGAGATTCTTTTTTGATTTGGGTAGCAATAACAGGGGTCATTACCTGAGGATATCTGAG GTGTCTGGATCAGATCGCTCATCAATAATCCTTCCCTTGTCTGGCTTGAAACATTTTCATGACACGATTGGTCACTTTGTGGAGATAACCAAGGATAGACTTGGGGGAATACCAGCTGTGAATGTGCGAACATTGGAGCCTGTTCAGAGATGA
- the LOC135641191 gene encoding NAC domain-containing protein 2-like — protein sequence MTNPAVSLPPGFRFHPTDEELILHYLRNRAAAVPCPVSIIAEVDIYKFDPWDLPAKATFGDREWYFFSPRDRKYPNGVRPNRAAASGYWKATGTDKPVMASKGSESIGVKKALVFYQGRPPRGVKTDWIMHEYRLADAHNKNSYRPIKLRDCSMRLDDWVLCRIYKKSHHQPSMDAEKDDSGVEDVAMPTPPSATQQHDTAKLPKSYSLSELLDAADFSALSRLLERPADVLGLISENSSIAHPFSHQDFDGNSDGLAVHHLFQAESPAPMTDSNPKRRWTANGCFEDGSEVSHTGKRATGSRTATSVANKFNFTAQQPFVDQQLMSNPHLSLR from the exons ATGACGAATCCGGCGGTGTCGCTTCCGCCGGGCTTCAGGTTCCACCCCACCGACGAGGAGCTCATCCTTCACTACCTGAGGAACCGAGCGGCGGCGGTGCCGTGCCCGGTATCGATCATAGCGGAGGTCGACATCTACAAGTTCGATCCATGGGACCTCCCTG CCAAGGCAACGTTCGGCGACCgagagtggtacttcttcagcccCAGGGACCGCAAGTACCCCAACGGCGTCCGCCCAAACCGGGCGGCGGCGTCGGGATACTGGAAGGCGACCGGCACCGACAAGCCCGTGATGGCGAGCAAGGGCAGCGAGAGCATTGGGGTGAAGAAGGCCCTCGTGTTCTACCAGGGGAGGCCTCCCAGGGGCGTCAAGACCGACTGGATCATGCACGAGTACCGCCTCGCCGATGCCCACAACAAGAACAGCTATAGGCCAATCAAGCTCAGAGACTGCTCCATGAGG CTGGATGACTGGGTTCTTTGCCGGATCTACAAGAAGAGCCACCACCAGCCATCGATGGACGCAGAGAAAGACGACTCGGGCGTAGAGGATGTCGCCATGCCAACCCCACCGAGCGCCACACAACAGCACGACACCGCTAAGCTGCCGAAATCCTACTCCTTGTCCGAGCTCCTCGACGCCGCAGACTTCTCCGCGCTCTCGCGACTGCTCGAACGCCCGGCCGACGTGCTCGGTCTCATCTCGGAGAACAGCTCCATCGCGCATCCGTTCTCCCACCAAGACTTCGACGGCAACAGCGACGGTTTGGCAGTGCATCATCTCTTCCAAGCAGAGTCCCCTGCTCCGATGACGGACAGCAATCCGAAGCGGCGGTGGACGGCAAATGGCTGCTTCGAGGACGGCAGTGAAGTCTCACACACCGGAAAGAGAGCTACAGGATCAAGAACTGCAACCAGTGTAGCAAACAAGTTCAACTTCACAGCTCAACAACCTTTCGTCGATCAACAACTGATGTCCAACCCTCACTTGAGCTTGCGCTGA